The Desulfovibrio subterraneus genome has a segment encoding these proteins:
- a CDS encoding universal stress protein, whose translation MESILVAIDGKHGSWGALSRACALAQRMDVKLNVLLIVPSARHVLSHAEQQMEEDVRKRLGLHIEAAKSEGIRINYFLAEGSYDEEVIAFINNNKITLLVHELPEGDARTTEKEYATLRTIRHRVSCRVEVVAPKKGI comes from the coding sequence ATGGAAAGCATACTTGTCGCAATTGACGGAAAGCACGGGTCCTGGGGGGCCCTTTCCAGAGCATGCGCACTGGCTCAACGCATGGATGTGAAACTGAACGTCCTGCTCATTGTCCCTTCCGCACGCCATGTGCTTTCGCACGCTGAGCAGCAGATGGAAGAAGACGTGCGCAAACGTCTGGGACTGCACATCGAAGCGGCAAAGTCAGAAGGCATACGCATCAACTATTTTCTGGCGGAGGGTAGCTACGACGAGGAAGTGATAGCGTTCATCAACAATAACAAGATTACTCTACTGGTGCATGAATTACCTGAAGGGGACGCACGAACCACGGAAAAAGAATATGCCACCTTGCGCACCATACGCCACAGGGTGTCGTGCAGGGTGGAAGTCGTGGCCCCCAAAAAAGGCATATAG
- a CDS encoding DUF1624 domain-containing protein → MKRLPAIDTVRGIVIVLMILDHTRFFFSPSIFSPTDLQHTTPALFTTRWITHIAAVAFILLAGASAHLYGLRHGERGTRPFLLRRGVFIAMLELSLVKFCWNYRMDFSMTYLQVIWAIGWSMVLLACVISIPRLVGFSAALCCILSQYIAPAITGRADTLPELLSALLCIPGTFVLPHNMAFHTSYPVLPWFGLMWIGYLGAPVLLARSVQARRKLMAYSGLACFALFAVIRWQCEDTSSLTAFLNVQKYPPQADYLLVTTGLFLFLYITVEYFHEHSLSLLNPTLSIFNLFGKAPLVIYMIHLFFLQILRNAINWYPSVFNSIPIFNTTPEGLFHLSAVYFIAALTSACMLPIALLFIRTKNNTSRTSIFKNSKEYKI, encoded by the coding sequence ATGAAACGTCTGCCCGCCATTGATACCGTCAGAGGCATTGTCATTGTTCTCATGATTTTGGATCATACTCGTTTTTTCTTTAGTCCCTCGATATTTTCACCAACCGACTTACAACATACAACGCCGGCGTTGTTTACCACTCGCTGGATAACGCATATTGCTGCCGTCGCATTCATTCTTCTGGCTGGTGCCAGCGCCCATTTATATGGCCTGCGGCATGGCGAGAGAGGTACCCGCCCCTTCCTGCTGCGTCGGGGAGTATTCATTGCCATGCTGGAACTCTCACTAGTCAAGTTTTGCTGGAATTATCGTATGGATTTTTCCATGACCTATCTGCAGGTCATATGGGCCATAGGATGGTCCATGGTCTTGCTTGCCTGTGTTATTTCAATTCCAAGACTAGTTGGTTTTAGTGCAGCACTCTGCTGCATTCTATCCCAATATATCGCCCCTGCCATCACAGGACGCGCCGACACGCTACCAGAATTGCTGAGTGCCCTTCTCTGCATTCCGGGTACTTTTGTCCTGCCTCATAACATGGCTTTTCATACCTCATACCCCGTTTTACCTTGGTTCGGCCTAATGTGGATTGGCTATTTGGGGGCCCCGGTACTCCTTGCCCGCTCCGTGCAAGCAAGACGAAAACTCATGGCGTATTCCGGACTGGCATGCTTTGCCCTTTTTGCAGTAATCCGATGGCAATGCGAAGATACAAGTTCTCTGACTGCGTTCCTCAACGTACAGAAGTATCCTCCCCAAGCGGACTACCTGCTCGTTACCACGGGGCTGTTCCTTTTTCTGTATATTACCGTAGAATATTTCCATGAACACAGCCTTTCGTTATTAAATCCTACACTGAGCATCTTTAACCTTTTTGGCAAAGCTCCTCTCGTTATCTACATGATCCATCTTTTCTTTCTTCAGATACTGAGAAATGCCATAAACTGGTATCCTTCTGTATTCAATTCAATACCAATTTTTAACACTACCCCTGAAGGGCTTTTTCACCTTTCTGCTGTATATTTCATTGCCGCGTTAACCTCAGCGTGCATGCTCCCTATCGCACTTTTGTTTATCCGAACCAAAAACAACACCTCTCGCACATCAATATTCAAGAATTCAAAAGAATATAAAATATGA
- a CDS encoding sensor histidine kinase: MEPKQEAALAGPGRWLAQHVRMSSIKGRIFVLFMVTFLSIGALSGLHLWNLSTVKERMLISERYDDLLNNILEVRRVEKNFFIYGDKESLKEARVYMDKVHELVSEVGDDLPRVVGQDVYQRFMATVAAYDAQVQRSLAGEAITAKELRDPGKQLTDAAEQFRRIKRERIHKAISRSSILPFAFMGVFLLLMVLVIKLIALGLLRPLDVVKNTTQQVARGDFSPIHHDGTGLEEINALVDAFNRMAQELESNQEDLLQARKIAAIGTLTAGVAHELNNPINNISLTAESFGEVYGENVDDDGREMLRDILSQAERAADIVKNLLDFSRTERPVFDTLDPARIMNSSIALVKNQFRIAGVYLETSIAQDLPPVAGNLRNLQQVFTNLLLNAVQASPQDSTVRVTVDTTEDDRFVRFCVGDSGSGVPHEIREHIFEPFFSTKEVGKGTGLGLAVSYSIIKRHNGRIDVGGEEGEGAEFTVLIPSVSEQDTACALRAGSES; this comes from the coding sequence ATGGAGCCGAAACAAGAGGCGGCCCTTGCAGGGCCGGGACGCTGGCTTGCGCAGCATGTGCGGATGAGTTCCATCAAAGGGAGGATCTTCGTTCTCTTCATGGTGACCTTCCTGTCCATCGGTGCGCTTTCCGGGCTGCATCTCTGGAATCTGAGCACGGTCAAGGAACGCATGCTCATCAGTGAGCGGTATGACGATCTCTTGAACAACATTCTGGAAGTGCGGCGGGTGGAGAAGAACTTCTTCATCTACGGAGACAAGGAAAGCCTGAAGGAAGCCCGCGTCTACATGGACAAGGTGCACGAGCTTGTCAGCGAGGTGGGCGACGATCTGCCGCGCGTGGTCGGGCAGGACGTGTATCAGCGGTTTATGGCAACGGTTGCGGCGTATGATGCGCAGGTGCAGCGCTCCCTTGCCGGCGAGGCCATCACTGCCAAAGAGCTGCGTGATCCCGGCAAGCAGCTCACGGACGCCGCCGAGCAGTTCAGGCGCATCAAGCGCGAGCGCATCCACAAGGCCATTTCGCGCTCATCCATCCTTCCCTTCGCCTTCATGGGCGTTTTTCTGCTGCTCATGGTGCTGGTCATAAAGCTTATCGCGCTGGGCCTTCTGCGGCCGCTGGATGTGGTGAAGAACACCACCCAGCAGGTGGCGCGGGGGGATTTCAGCCCCATTCACCATGACGGGACGGGGCTGGAGGAGATCAATGCGCTCGTGGACGCCTTCAACCGGATGGCACAGGAGCTGGAAAGCAATCAGGAAGACCTGCTGCAGGCGCGCAAGATTGCGGCCATAGGCACCCTGACGGCTGGCGTGGCGCACGAGCTGAACAATCCCATCAACAATATTTCGCTGACGGCGGAAAGCTTCGGCGAGGTTTACGGTGAAAACGTGGACGACGACGGGCGCGAGATGCTGCGCGATATTCTTTCGCAGGCAGAGCGCGCGGCGGATATCGTGAAGAACCTGCTCGACTTTTCCCGCACCGAGCGGCCGGTGTTTGATACGCTTGACCCTGCACGGATAATGAACAGCTCCATTGCGCTGGTGAAGAACCAGTTCCGCATTGCGGGTGTGTATCTTGAAACATCCATAGCGCAGGATCTGCCGCCGGTGGCCGGAAACCTGCGCAACCTGCAGCAGGTGTTTACCAATCTGCTGCTCAACGCGGTGCAGGCAAGCCCGCAGGATTCCACCGTGCGCGTCACCGTGGACACCACGGAAGATGACCGTTTTGTGCGCTTCTGCGTGGGCGATTCCGGCAGCGGCGTGCCACATGAGATTCGGGAGCATATCTTCGAGCCCTTCTTCTCCACCAAAGAGGTGGGCAAGGGTACCGGACTGGGGCTGGCTGTGAGCTATTCCATTATCAAACGCCATAACGGGCGTATCGATGTGGGCGGCGAAGAAGGGGAAGGTGCCGAGTTCACGGTGCTCATCCCCTCTGTTTCGGAACAGGATACGGCCTGCGCATTGCGGGCAGGGAGCGAGAGCTGA
- a CDS encoding sigma-54-dependent transcriptional regulator: MLRLAIVDDEEIVCKRLSQTLAREGFEVEAFMMARSFLERMVQQPFDIVFLDMRLPDLDGLEVLSRIKSLRQETEVIIVTGHGTVETAIDAIRNGAYHYITKPVNLNEIRLLAKQVQDRISMRLENIRLREALKGDSGLTSIIGNSPAIQNLFSMVRKVAPVDCNVLVQGGSGTGKALVARAIHQLSPKHDYPFVAFNCGGFTDELISSELFGHERGAFTGATATKVGLLEAAAGGTVFLDEIGEMPLPMQVKLLHVIQERQIRRVGGTTPIDLNIRVIAATNKDLKHEVEHGNFREDLYFRLNVVSISLPHLAERREDIPLLIRHFMEKYSLAFHKQVTGIHPQAMQILANYSYPGNVRELENIIERAVALTEGEEIHARDLPGDLQQLEFDTMEGDGLPTLEEMERRYIIKVLEKTGYNKGMTAQILDIPRTTLWRKLKQYGVE, from the coding sequence ATGTTGCGACTGGCCATTGTGGATGATGAGGAAATTGTATGCAAACGGCTGAGCCAGACCCTTGCCCGCGAAGGGTTTGAGGTGGAAGCCTTCATGATGGCGCGTTCCTTTTTGGAACGTATGGTCCAGCAGCCGTTCGACATCGTGTTTCTGGACATGCGTCTGCCTGATCTGGATGGGCTTGAGGTGCTCTCGCGCATCAAGTCGTTGCGGCAGGAGACGGAAGTCATCATCGTCACCGGCCATGGCACGGTGGAAACGGCCATAGATGCCATACGCAACGGGGCCTACCACTACATCACCAAGCCGGTGAACCTGAACGAGATCCGCCTGCTGGCAAAGCAGGTGCAGGACCGCATATCCATGCGGCTGGAAAACATCCGTCTGCGTGAGGCGCTCAAAGGCGATTCCGGCCTTACCTCCATCATCGGCAACAGTCCGGCCATCCAGAACCTGTTCAGCATGGTCCGCAAGGTGGCGCCGGTGGACTGCAACGTGCTTGTTCAGGGTGGCAGCGGCACGGGCAAGGCACTGGTGGCCCGCGCCATTCACCAGCTCAGTCCTAAGCACGATTATCCCTTTGTGGCCTTCAACTGCGGCGGGTTCACGGACGAGCTTATCAGCAGTGAACTTTTCGGGCATGAGCGCGGGGCATTTACCGGAGCAACCGCGACCAAGGTGGGGCTGCTGGAGGCTGCGGCGGGCGGCACAGTGTTTCTGGATGAAATAGGCGAAATGCCGCTGCCCATGCAGGTGAAACTGCTGCATGTCATACAGGAGCGCCAGATACGGCGCGTGGGCGGCACCACGCCCATTGACCTGAACATCCGCGTTATCGCCGCCACCAACAAGGATCTCAAGCATGAGGTGGAGCACGGCAACTTCCGAGAAGACCTCTATTTCCGCCTGAACGTGGTTTCCATATCGCTGCCACATCTTGCGGAAAGGCGTGAGGATATTCCTCTGCTCATCCGGCACTTCATGGAAAAATACAGCCTTGCCTTTCACAAGCAGGTTACGGGCATTCACCCGCAGGCCATGCAGATTCTTGCCAACTACAGCTACCCCGGCAATGTGCGCGAGCTTGAGAACATCATAGAACGCGCCGTGGCCCTGACAGAGGGCGAGGAAATTCATGCCCGCGACCTGCCCGGCGACCTGCAGCAGCTGGAATTCGACACGATGGAAGGCGACGGCCTGCCCACCCTTGAAGAGATGGAGCGCCGCTACATCATCAAGGTGCTGGAAAAGACCGGCTACAACAAGGGTATGACAGCTCAGATTCTCGATATTCCCAGAACCACGCTCTGGCGTAAGCTCAAGCAGTACGGGGTGGAGTAG
- a CDS encoding PAS domain-containing hybrid sensor histidine kinase/response regulator, whose amino-acid sequence MGNWLPIGLVSVIANSGILTLIFFFLKSKYDHVYLAYWGLAFAAFSARSVCILANVLMGEGNKVLLFGEQCLIMIAALLLYKGITSFARKVFPKRLYVFSLLFILFLSIAAFSQNLWSYIYIPSYLSLGTIFILCSHMLFRLDSDYGDVGRKLSGAAFALWGLHQYDYPLLRHIAFISPWGFLFGSLMALLVAIGTIIMFFEKMQIIQQQQEDKYHFVLQSAIDGFFLLDDQGYVKEVNQSYCRLTGFPARALLGRHVVELDAVTHPNELNGILIETRGKEFSRFESKHKRVDGSDFDVEVSIQYQPLGTPYFSGFVRDITERKASELALYESNEKYKNLFDTIDDPVMVAEVATGIILECNKAAERYFGRSRDMLVGQRQKSVMHPVQAEEEDCFAVDFKAHVGTEGITQDVTVLANGNMLRIVSIRTTPINIQGKNAILGIFRDVTERTRTEDELRKSELTLRTLMNSIPDPVWLKTPNGVYMHCNEAFERLSGKKEAEMLGKDDYAFFDQELADYFREKDLLAIKAGSPSINEEWLTYAEDGYRGFFETIKTPMKGAQGQLIGVLSIARDITQRMRNEEALREREMFLQEIQRIAMIGGLKVNINEDYLFWSDEANRIIEMPIDYRPSLSEGMQYFSPEYLPQIRQVLTSALTDDATNDMECELTTAKGKRKWVHLRAVGKMEAEDRTSVIGIIQDIDQRKKASLELLEAKARAEAANKAKSEFLANMSHEIRTPLNGIMGMLQLLSAVAKSPEEKEYLDKAINSSDRLASLLSDILDLSRIEAGLMPVRVEQFEIHSLMQSVVDLLSMSAKEKSLTLECGIDERLPHAVLGDEVRVRQLLLNLTGNAIKFTRQGTVRIDFFALPRRGAAVCHILFVVQDTGTGISEEALEYVFEPFVQEESSYVRRFQGAGLGLAIVKRIVKLLEGGLAIDSEPGVGTSVYVSIPFGINPELSVLPEATIKSTRAEGQRVLLAEDDGVTRIATMKLLELAGFQVTVAVDGLNVLQCLEEGSFDIILMDIQMPELDGVETALAIRSQERFKRVADIPIIAVSAYTMVGDRERFMAAGMDDYVAKPINITTLTALVLKVIERRALKS is encoded by the coding sequence ATGGGCAATTGGCTACCAATTGGGCTGGTTTCTGTGATCGCTAACTCTGGAATCCTGACACTCATATTCTTTTTCCTCAAATCTAAGTACGATCACGTTTATTTAGCGTATTGGGGGTTAGCATTCGCCGCATTCTCTGCAAGAAGTGTTTGCATTCTGGCAAATGTCCTGATGGGAGAAGGCAACAAGGTGTTGTTGTTTGGCGAGCAATGTTTAATAATGATAGCGGCACTGCTTCTTTATAAAGGTATTACTTCTTTTGCGAGGAAGGTATTTCCGAAAAGATTATATGTATTTTCTTTACTATTTATACTTTTTTTATCTATAGCAGCATTTTCACAGAATCTCTGGAGTTATATATACATACCAAGTTATCTGTCTTTGGGAACAATATTTATATTGTGTAGCCATATGCTTTTCCGCCTCGACAGTGATTACGGAGATGTAGGGCGCAAATTATCTGGTGCAGCGTTTGCGCTTTGGGGGTTGCACCAATATGATTATCCATTGCTGCGCCACATTGCGTTTATAAGTCCTTGGGGGTTCCTGTTCGGTTCGCTAATGGCCTTGCTCGTTGCCATAGGCACCATCATCATGTTCTTTGAAAAAATGCAGATTATCCAGCAACAGCAGGAAGATAAGTACCATTTCGTTCTTCAGTCTGCCATTGATGGGTTCTTTCTTCTTGATGATCAAGGGTATGTTAAAGAGGTTAATCAATCATACTGCCGCCTTACTGGTTTCCCTGCACGCGCTTTGCTGGGCAGGCATGTTGTCGAGCTTGATGCCGTGACGCATCCAAACGAACTTAATGGAATCTTGATAGAAACTAGAGGAAAAGAGTTTAGCCGCTTTGAATCGAAGCATAAGCGAGTTGATGGCAGCGATTTTGACGTTGAGGTGAGTATCCAATACCAACCCCTTGGTACGCCATATTTCAGCGGGTTCGTGCGTGACATCACTGAACGAAAAGCTTCAGAATTGGCCCTTTACGAGAGCAATGAGAAGTACAAGAACCTATTTGATACCATAGATGACCCCGTCATGGTGGCAGAGGTGGCCACCGGAATTATCCTTGAGTGCAATAAGGCGGCCGAGCGGTATTTTGGACGTTCCCGGGATATGCTTGTGGGCCAGCGCCAGAAAAGCGTCATGCATCCTGTTCAAGCTGAAGAGGAAGACTGCTTTGCTGTCGACTTTAAAGCTCACGTGGGAACCGAAGGTATCACGCAAGATGTCACTGTGCTGGCCAACGGCAATATGCTTCGAATCGTCTCAATTCGCACTACTCCAATAAATATCCAAGGGAAGAATGCCATTCTTGGCATATTCCGAGATGTCACCGAGCGCACCAGAACGGAGGATGAATTACGAAAGTCCGAGCTGACCTTGCGCACCCTGATGAATAGCATCCCGGATCCTGTTTGGCTCAAGACTCCAAACGGTGTGTATATGCACTGCAACGAGGCTTTTGAGCGTCTCTCCGGCAAGAAAGAAGCGGAGATGCTCGGCAAGGACGACTATGCCTTCTTCGACCAGGAATTGGCGGATTATTTTAGAGAGAAGGACTTGTTGGCCATTAAGGCAGGCTCTCCCAGCATCAACGAAGAATGGTTGACTTACGCCGAAGATGGCTACCGTGGCTTTTTTGAGACCATAAAGACGCCGATGAAGGGCGCTCAAGGCCAATTGATAGGCGTGTTGAGCATCGCCCGCGATATTACCCAGCGCATGCGAAACGAAGAGGCCCTCAGGGAGAGGGAGATGTTTCTTCAAGAGATTCAGAGAATCGCCATGATCGGGGGTTTGAAGGTCAACATCAATGAAGACTATCTGTTCTGGAGCGACGAGGCTAACCGCATCATAGAGATGCCCATTGACTATAGGCCGAGTCTCTCTGAAGGCATGCAATACTTTTCGCCTGAGTACCTTCCGCAGATAAGGCAGGTGCTGACCTCGGCTCTGACCGATGACGCTACAAACGACATGGAGTGTGAGCTGACAACCGCGAAGGGCAAACGCAAATGGGTCCATCTGCGCGCGGTTGGCAAAATGGAAGCTGAAGACCGCACTTCGGTAATCGGCATAATTCAAGATATCGATCAACGTAAAAAGGCCTCTCTTGAGCTGCTTGAGGCTAAAGCCAGAGCAGAAGCAGCTAACAAGGCCAAGTCAGAGTTCCTGGCGAATATGAGCCATGAAATCCGTACGCCGCTCAACGGAATTATGGGCATGCTCCAATTGTTATCGGCCGTTGCCAAGTCTCCAGAAGAAAAGGAATACCTGGATAAAGCCATTAACTCATCCGACAGGCTCGCGAGTTTGTTATCTGACATTCTTGACCTCTCGCGGATCGAAGCGGGCCTGATGCCTGTACGAGTGGAACAGTTCGAAATTCATAGTCTAATGCAGTCGGTTGTGGATTTGTTAAGCATGAGCGCCAAGGAAAAGAGTCTCACGCTTGAATGTGGCATTGATGAGCGTCTTCCGCATGCCGTGCTGGGCGATGAAGTTAGAGTGCGACAGCTGTTGCTTAACCTTACCGGCAATGCCATCAAATTCACTCGGCAAGGGACTGTGCGGATCGACTTTTTCGCCCTGCCCAGAAGGGGGGCAGCCGTCTGCCATATCCTCTTTGTCGTACAAGATACCGGGACAGGAATATCGGAGGAAGCGCTAGAATACGTTTTCGAACCCTTTGTACAAGAGGAAAGTTCCTATGTACGCCGGTTTCAAGGAGCGGGCCTAGGGCTAGCTATAGTAAAACGGATTGTGAAGTTGCTTGAAGGAGGGCTCGCCATAGACAGTGAGCCTGGAGTGGGGACTTCGGTGTACGTCTCAATACCGTTTGGGATAAACCCCGAACTATCAGTATTGCCCGAAGCGACCATCAAGTCGACACGCGCGGAAGGACAGCGCGTTCTTCTGGCCGAAGACGACGGCGTGACGCGAATTGCGACGATGAAGCTCCTTGAGCTGGCAGGATTTCAAGTGACGGTGGCCGTGGACGGGCTAAACGTTTTGCAGTGTCTTGAAGAAGGCTCTTTTGATATAATCCTGATGGACATTCAAATGCCAGAGTTGGACGGCGTCGAGACTGCCTTGGCCATTCGTAGCCAAGAGCGTTTCAAGAGGGTGGCGGACATCCCCATTATTGCCGTTAGTGCATACACAATGGTCGGAGACAGAGAAAGGTTTATGGCTGCCGGAATGGATGATTACGTAGCCAAGCCAATTAATATTACTACACTTACGGCTTTAGTACTTAAGGTCATCGAGAGACGAGCGCTAAAGTCTTAA
- a CDS encoding transporter substrate-binding protein: protein MHSPIHIGILHSQEGPMAPNELLLIKAALLAVDEINEKGGLLGRRVKAHIPEWLSDAESFEKAASSLLRQIKPCALFGCWTSSSRKAVKRVVEQQNSLLWYPVQYEGLEQSPNVVYTGSCMNQQIAPAVEWALSTGKRRFALVGSDYVFPRTANKLVTSMLAMTDAHVVYEKYKPLDCKDFSSLITDLRESRPDIIINTVNGIGNIYFFEQMYRAGMQEQGITLSMSCTEDLYSKYSYSPKGHLACWGYFQSLDNPDNRSFLRKLASAGIFVSSDPIATAYSQVLLWASVVERIGSFDHVDVRNNLAGSGINCPLGRLEIRPNQHVLRNGLIGRCDEHGQFDVLWQSDGPIEPLPWLGIEQTDLPFKGLLLQVLNQLPQDITMRAQLETEVLARKAMATALEKTIRRLSESEEIAKIGGFERNLESGEGYWSDTLFHILGESPGKLRPSLREFTRHLLEEDRQDFVRAISKSVRSATELNCRCRIRRADGKIRHVQVRNVVLFDEHGCASHYHGTVMDITDQVLIEDALKANEERMRLLAQTDALTGLLNRRRFLELVTKEIERSDRYALPFTLIMFDVDKFKLVNDTYGHDVGDKVLKSISERAKEVAREVDIVGRLGGEEFAIALPQTGMDGAIAVAERLRATVEDHVITIQNHALHCTISLGVAAMTGCINNADGLLKAADLAVYRAKKEGRNRVERMIPDDFASACALTESNQ, encoded by the coding sequence ATGCATTCACCTATACATATTGGTATTTTGCATTCGCAGGAAGGGCCAATGGCTCCCAACGAGCTCCTGCTTATTAAAGCAGCCCTTTTGGCTGTTGATGAGATTAATGAAAAAGGGGGGCTGCTCGGTCGAAGGGTAAAGGCCCACATTCCGGAGTGGCTGTCTGATGCAGAATCCTTTGAAAAAGCGGCCAGTAGCCTTCTTCGCCAAATAAAGCCATGCGCTCTGTTTGGCTGCTGGACTTCTTCGTCAAGAAAAGCAGTAAAACGGGTTGTGGAGCAGCAGAATTCATTGCTCTGGTATCCTGTGCAGTACGAGGGATTGGAGCAATCTCCCAATGTCGTATACACTGGCAGCTGTATGAATCAACAGATCGCGCCAGCCGTTGAGTGGGCTCTTTCAACAGGGAAACGACGTTTTGCATTAGTTGGCTCGGATTATGTCTTCCCTCGTACGGCCAACAAGCTTGTAACATCTATGCTCGCCATGACAGATGCCCATGTCGTATATGAGAAATATAAGCCTCTTGATTGCAAGGACTTTTCCTCTCTTATAACTGATCTGCGCGAATCTAGGCCAGACATAATTATCAATACCGTCAACGGTATTGGCAATATCTACTTTTTCGAGCAAATGTACCGTGCCGGCATGCAAGAGCAAGGCATTACCTTGTCCATGAGTTGCACTGAGGATCTATATTCAAAATATTCTTATAGTCCCAAGGGGCACCTTGCATGCTGGGGATACTTCCAGTCTCTCGACAATCCTGACAATAGATCGTTCCTTAGAAAGCTTGCATCCGCCGGAATCTTTGTTTCTTCAGATCCCATAGCCACGGCTTACAGCCAGGTGCTATTGTGGGCCTCTGTCGTTGAGCGCATCGGCTCGTTCGATCATGTGGATGTACGAAACAACCTTGCAGGAAGTGGCATAAATTGTCCCCTCGGCCGATTAGAGATCAGGCCAAACCAGCATGTTCTTCGAAACGGCCTTATCGGACGATGTGACGAGCATGGACAATTCGATGTTCTTTGGCAGAGTGACGGGCCAATCGAGCCTCTGCCGTGGCTGGGGATTGAACAGACTGACTTGCCATTCAAGGGGCTGCTACTACAGGTGCTCAACCAATTGCCGCAAGACATAACAATGCGTGCTCAACTTGAAACAGAAGTTTTGGCGCGCAAGGCAATGGCAACTGCTCTGGAGAAAACTATCCGGAGACTCTCGGAATCAGAGGAGATCGCCAAAATTGGTGGGTTTGAACGCAATCTGGAGTCTGGTGAAGGATACTGGTCAGATACGTTATTCCATATCCTTGGTGAATCTCCTGGCAAGTTACGACCAAGCCTGAGGGAATTTACTCGCCATTTGCTCGAAGAAGATCGGCAGGATTTTGTTCGTGCAATTTCAAAATCGGTACGTAGCGCCACAGAATTGAATTGTCGATGCCGCATCCGGAGAGCAGACGGAAAAATTCGCCATGTGCAGGTACGCAACGTTGTGCTTTTTGACGAACATGGCTGTGCGAGCCACTACCATGGCACTGTGATGGATATAACTGACCAAGTGTTGATTGAAGATGCTCTTAAGGCGAATGAAGAGAGAATGCGTCTTCTCGCTCAAACAGACGCGTTGACTGGACTATTGAACCGACGAAGATTTTTGGAATTAGTGACTAAGGAAATAGAACGTAGCGATCGATATGCTCTGCCGTTTACGCTTATCATGTTCGACGTTGATAAGTTTAAATTGGTTAATGACACATACGGGCATGATGTAGGCGACAAGGTCCTGAAGAGCATTTCCGAGCGTGCCAAGGAGGTCGCACGGGAAGTGGACATAGTTGGCAGGCTGGGGGGCGAAGAGTTTGCGATTGCTTTGCCGCAGACAGGAATGGATGGTGCAATCGCAGTTGCGGAACGGCTCCGTGCGACCGTCGAGGATCATGTGATAACCATACAGAATCACGCCTTGCATTGCACAATCAGCCTCGGTGTGGCCGCCATGACAGGATGCATAAACAACGCTGACGGCCTCCTTAAAGCCGCAGATCTTGCGGTATATCGTGCTAAGAAGGAGGGACGCAACCGAGTGGAGAGAATGATCCCCGATGACTTCGCGTCTGCTTGCGCCTTGACGGAAAGCAATCAATGA